The Apium graveolens cultivar Ventura chromosome 11, ASM990537v1, whole genome shotgun sequence genome has a window encoding:
- the LOC141697466 gene encoding mitogen-activated protein kinase 20-like translates to MQQQQQDHKKKSSPENDFFSEYGDASRYKIQEVIGKGSYGVVCSAIDTHTGAKVAIKKIHDIFEHISDAARILREIKLLRLLRHPDIVEIKHIMLPPSRKDFKDIYVVFELMESDLHQVIKANDDLTKEHYQFFLYQLLRALKYIHTANVYHRDLKPKNILANANCKLKICDFGLARVAFNDTPTTIFWTDYVATRWYRAPELCGSFFSKYTPAIDIWSIGCIFAEVLTGKPLFPGKNVVHQLDLMTDMLGTPAMDTISGVRNEKARRYLSTMRKKQPVPLSHKFPNADPLALQLLQRLLAFDPKDRPTAEEALADPYFKRLAKADREPSCQPISKMEFEFERRRVTKEDIRELIFREILEYHPQLLKGYVNGTEKTNYLYPSAVDQFKKQFAHLEESSGKTGPVIPLERKHASLPRSTIVHSNIIPPKEQQSNAYITKDRQLKEDSRNSHSKYGDSITGSLFRTSPTPAPQRIPQAKPGRVVGPLPPYENGNLLSEAYDPRSLIKSTTIPSRIIPPAYCYRRNGTVKQERSVETERSLSTQTNQVPQSSMATKGGSEIAVNIDTNPFYMTRAGVNKMDHVDDMKTIDTNLLQPKSQYGMMGKDSSAHRNAGAVQVGMTRTY, encoded by the exons atgcagcagcagcagcaggacCACAAAAAGAAA AGTTCACCAGAGAATGATTTTTTCTCAGAATATGGTGATGCCAGCCGGTATAAAATTCAAGAGGTAATAGGGAAAGGAAGCTATGGTGTTGTTTGCTCAGCTATTGATACCCACACTGGCGCTAAGGTGGCAATAAAGAAAATTCATGATATCTTTGAACATATTTCTGATGCTGCTAGAATTCTTCGCGAGATAAAGCTGCTTAGGCTTTTACGACATCCAGATATAGTGGAAATCAAGCACATTATGCTTCCTCCATCTAGAAAGGATTTTAAAGATATATACGTAGTTTTCGAGCTCATGGAGTCAGATTTACATCAAGTCATCAAAGCTAATGATGACTTGACAAAAGAACACTatcagttctttctttaccagttGCTACGAGCTCTAAAGTATATTCATACAG CAAATGTCTATCATCGGGACTTGAAGCCTAAGAATATTTTGGCAAATGCGAATTGTAAGCTTAAAATTTGCGACTTTGGGTTGGCTAGAGTTGCATTCAATGATACACCAACAACTATATTTTGGACC GATTATGTTGCGACACGGTGGTATAGAGCTCCGGAACTATGCGGGTCTTTTTTCTCCAAG TATACACCTGCAATCGATATATGGAGTATAGGCTGCATTTTTGCAGAGGTTTTAACAGGGAAGCCACTCTTTCCTGGAAAGAATGTTGTTCACCAGCTAGATTTGATGACGGACATGCTGGGGACACCGGCAATGGACACTATTTCCGGA GTTCGTAATGAGAAGGCTAGGAGATACCTTTCTACGATGAGGAAAAAACAACCTGTGCCTTTGAGCCATAAATTTCCCAATGCAGATCCTTTAGCACTGCAGTTGTTACAAAGGCTACTTGCTTTTGACCCAAAAGACCGGCCAACTGCCGAAGAG GCACTCGCTGATCCGTACTTCAAAAGGCTTGCCAAAGCTGATAGAGAACCTTCTTGCCAGCCAATTTCAAAAATGGAGTTTGAATTTGAGAGACGGAGGGTTACAAAAGAAGATATCCGTGAATTAATATTTCGTGAGATACTTGAATACCATCCTCAGTTGCTCAAAGGCTATGTGAATGGAACAGAGAAAACCAATTATTTGTACCCAAG TGCTGTTGACCAATTCAAGAAACAGTTTGCTCATCTTGAAGAAAGTAGTGGTAAAACTGGGCCGGTGATTCCGCTTGAAAGAAAACATGCCTCTCTCCCTAG GTCTACTATTGTGCATTCTAATATAATTCCACCAAAGGAGCAGCAATCAAATGCTTACATCACAAAAGACCGGCAACTCAAAGAAGATTCACGCAATAGTCACTCCAAATATGGAGATAGTATTACCGGAAGTCTGTTTAGAACCTCACCAACACCGGCACCACAGAGGATTCCACAGG CCAAACCAGGAAGAGTAGTGGGGCCACTCCCACCTTATGAGAATGGAAACCTGCTTAGTGAAGCTTATGACCCCAGATCATTAATAAAAAGTACAACCATCCCTTCACGGATTATTCCTCCAGCATACTGCTACCGTCGGAATGGAACAGTAAAGCAAGAAAGATCCGTGGAGACGGAGAGGAGCTTGTCAACACAAACAAACCAAGTCCCACAGTCTAGCATGGCCACCAAAGGAGGTTCCGAGATAGCCGTAAACATTGACACCAACCCATTTTACATGACAAGGGCAGGAGTAAATAAGATGGATCATGTTGATGACATGAAAACAATCGACACAAACTTGTTGCAGCCTAAATCACAGTACGGTATGATGGGGAAAGATTCTTCTGCTCACAGAAACGCGGGGGCTGTTCAGGTTGGCATGACTAGGACATACTAA